The Laspinema palackyanum D2c genome includes the window AAACCCTTGGGCGATCGCGTGTTTGTCAAGGTCAGTGCTTCTGAAGAAAAAACTGCCGGTGGCATTCTGCTCCCCGACACCGCCAAAGAAAAGCCCCAGGTTGGTGAAATTGCAGCAATTGGTCCTGGCAAGCGCAACGACGATGGCTCTCGCCAAGAATTAGAAGTCAAAGTCGGCGACAAAGTGCTCTACTCCAAATATGCAGGCACCGACATCAAACTCGGCACCGATGAGTTTGTGTTGTTAGCCGAAAAAGACATCCTGGCGATCGTTGGCTAAACCGGGTAACCCCCTCAACAAGTTTTACCCTTCCCTCTGATTTCAATTTCATCTGAAATAGTACACCTCATACAA containing:
- the groES gene encoding co-chaperone GroES; amino-acid sequence: MAAVSLSVSTVKPLGDRVFVKVSASEEKTAGGILLPDTAKEKPQVGEIAAIGPGKRNDDGSRQELEVKVGDKVLYSKYAGTDIKLGTDEFVLLAEKDILAIVG